The bacterium genome includes a region encoding these proteins:
- the uvrB gene encoding excinuclease ABC subunit UvrB, which translates to MDHFKLVSDFSPKGDQPKAIRQLVEGIKTNKKYQTLLGVTGSGKTFVLANVIRSINKPTLVISHNKTLAAQLYIEFKMFFPNNAVEYFVSYYDYYQPEAYIPQTDTYIEKDASINDDLDRLRLAATSSLLSRKDVIIVASVSCIYGLGSPDEWKDLLLMFQRDDELKQEHILRKLVDIQYERNDIDFHRGTFRVKGDTIEIFPSYEEIPVRIELFGDRIDKISQIDYITGKVLTDLDRIAIYPAKHFVTTSNRIKTAAEFIKKELEQRLVDLKNQGKLVETQRLETKTKYDLEMLSEIGYCAGIENYSRHLSGRKPGEKPYTLIDYFNKDFLMIIDESHVSIPQIRGMYKGDRSRKQTLVDFGFRLPSALDNRPLNFVEFEKMINQVIFVSATPAEYELELSRKSRRYSGGQTVELIIRPTGLVDPKVEVRPTENQIEDLMKEIQKRVAKKERVLVTTLTKRMAEDLAEYLNQHEIRVRYLHSEIDTIKRVDILRDLRLAKFDVLVGINLLREGLDLPEVSLVVILDADKEGFLRSETALIQTIGRTARNVAGTVIMYADEMTLSMKKAIGETERRRRIQTKFNKEHGITPKTIQKEIRQMTITGKDEKVSYAQKKGILDIKILEKEMVRAAENLEFEKAAEIRDEISRLKAQGNRKK; encoded by the coding sequence ATGGACCATTTTAAACTGGTTTCTGATTTTTCTCCAAAGGGGGACCAACCAAAGGCGATCAGACAGCTTGTAGAGGGAATTAAAACTAATAAAAAATATCAGACTCTTCTTGGCGTTACCGGGTCAGGTAAGACCTTTGTGCTGGCAAATGTTATTCGCAGTATAAATAAACCCACGCTTGTTATTTCTCATAATAAAACTCTGGCAGCACAGCTATACATAGAATTCAAAATGTTTTTTCCCAATAACGCCGTTGAGTACTTTGTCAGTTATTATGATTACTACCAACCTGAGGCATATATCCCACAAACGGATACATATATAGAAAAAGATGCTTCAATAAATGATGATCTGGACAGGCTCAGGCTTGCAGCTACAAGCTCACTGCTTTCACGCAAAGATGTGATTATAGTTGCCAGTGTATCCTGCATATATGGACTTGGTTCTCCTGATGAATGGAAAGACTTGTTGTTGATGTTTCAGAGGGATGATGAGCTTAAACAGGAACATATTCTGAGAAAACTTGTTGATATTCAGTATGAACGTAATGATATTGACTTTCATCGCGGCACATTCAGAGTAAAAGGCGATACCATAGAAATTTTCCCTTCATACGAAGAAATTCCTGTGAGAATAGAACTCTTTGGAGATAGAATAGATAAAATCTCCCAAATTGATTATATAACAGGTAAGGTGCTAACAGATCTTGACAGAATTGCAATATATCCCGCAAAGCATTTTGTTACGACATCTAACCGTATTAAAACTGCAGCAGAATTTATAAAAAAGGAATTAGAGCAAAGGTTAGTAGACTTGAAAAATCAAGGGAAACTTGTTGAAACACAGCGTTTGGAGACAAAAACAAAATATGATCTGGAGATGCTTAGTGAAATTGGATATTGCGCAGGAATTGAGAATTATTCAAGACACTTAAGCGGAAGAAAGCCGGGGGAAAAGCCTTATACTCTCATTGACTATTTTAACAAGGATTTTTTAATGATTATTGATGAGTCTCATGTTTCTATTCCACAAATACGAGGCATGTATAAGGGAGATAGATCGAGAAAGCAGACCCTTGTTGATTTTGGTTTCAGATTACCATCTGCTCTGGATAATAGACCTTTAAATTTTGTTGAATTTGAAAAAATGATAAATCAAGTAATATTTGTCTCTGCAACACCTGCTGAATATGAACTTGAATTGTCACGAAAGTCCCGAAGGTATTCGGGAGGACAGACAGTCGAGCTTATTATACGTCCTACGGGTCTGGTTGATCCAAAGGTGGAAGTTAGACCTACCGAGAATCAAATAGAAGATCTTATGAAAGAAATTCAGAAAAGAGTTGCCAAAAAAGAGAGGGTGCTTGTTACAACTTTGACTAAACGCATGGCGGAGGACCTGGCTGAATATCTGAATCAGCATGAAATACGTGTCAGATATCTGCATTCTGAGATTGATACAATAAAGAGAGTTGATATATTACGTGATCTTAGACTCGCGAAATTCGACGTTCTGGTAGGGATAAACTTACTTAGAGAGGGACTTGATCTTCCTGAAGTTTCATTGGTAGTAATATTAGACGCAGATAAGGAGGGGTTTTTGCGTTCAGAAACGGCTCTTATCCAAACAATCGGAAGAACTGCACGTAATGTGGCAGGCACAGTTATTATGTATGCAGATGAGATGACTCTATCTATGAAAAAAGCAATAGGTGAGACCGAACGCAGGAGAAGAATTCAAACAAAATTCAATAAAGAGCACGGGATTACTCCTAAGACCATCCAAAAAGAAATAAGACAGATGACAATAACTGGTAAAGATGAAAAAGTTTCTTATGCTCAAAAGAAGGGAATATTAGATATAAAAATACTGGAGAAAGAAATGGTTAGAGCAGCTGAAAACCTTGAGTTTGAAAAAGCAGCAGAAATAAGAGACGAAATCTCCAGATTAAAAGCTCAAGGAAATAGAAAAAAATAA